From Verrucomicrobiota bacterium, the proteins below share one genomic window:
- a CDS encoding DUF4339 domain-containing protein, with translation MDSTDTEEIYILRGEEKLGPYDVYQIATFWQKSDFLEEDFIWKDGMDEWASIQDFLDTNAEVLEMLLFEESEQALEREDFEISEADHAGAYASADIGYGNYFVESLQRIEINLGDLQSQVNSVQELIELLRYDLATAFQQNSLSPDSEKA, from the coding sequence ATGGATTCCACGGATACCGAAGAGATTTATATACTTCGCGGCGAGGAGAAGCTTGGCCCCTATGATGTTTACCAAATCGCTACCTTTTGGCAGAAGAGTGACTTTTTGGAAGAGGATTTTATTTGGAAGGACGGAATGGATGAATGGGCTAGTATCCAAGATTTTCTTGATACTAATGCAGAGGTGCTTGAAATGCTTCTATTTGAAGAAAGTGAGCAAGCATTAGAACGAGAAGATTTTGAGATCTCAGAAGCAGATCACGCTGGCGCATATGCTTCTGCTGATATTGGCTACGGAAACTATTTTGTTGAATCCTTACAAAGGATTGAAATAAACCTTGGAGATTTGCAGTCACAGGTCAACTCAGTTCAGGAGCTTATAGAACTTCTTAGATATGATCTTGCTACTGCTTTTCAACAAAATTCCTTGAGTCCTGATTCTGAAAAGGCTTGA